GTGTCTTCTTGGATAGTTATAGCGGCCCATAGGCGCGAGATGTACCTTGTGGGGGGGGGCGGCGGTCCCCTGGACATAGTCCTCTCAGGCAGTGGCCGTTTAGTCCATGGTCCATTGGATGGTCGGTGCAAGGCCAGAAATTGGAACACATTGATTCCGCTCGTTCCCGTCCTTCGCTTCAGGGCCTCTCCCTCGGTGTGGTCAGTACTTCATACTGTCGGGCAGCGAAGCTTACACTTGTTCACTAATTATGACGGTTCACCAGGGCCTCTTTCCTCCTCCCTTTTCTGCTCACTCGTAGGGGTCTGGACCCCACAAAGGGGGAGGGAGTCGACTGAACATCTCAGCCATTGGCGGGAATTTCGCCCGCATCCGATCCCCAATTCTTGTTCACCCCGGATGATCGTGTTGGGTGAATTGTGACCTCGTACGATCGTGTCGGGTGAGCAACAGCCGCTTCGTCACAGTACTTACTTATGGGCTAACAGGTCACACTTTGGCCAAGTATCCTACAAAGAGACTCCCGAGAGCCAGAAGTATTAAAGGAATGGCCATAGGAATGGGCGCATCATGACATCGTAAGATGTCTCGCCCGAATGAATTAGTTGGTACTAGAAATGTTAGAAAAAGTGAACGAAAAGAGTAATAAGAAGTGAAAAGGACAGAGACACTTCCCAACCAGAAAGCAAAGTTCCCACTGATGGTATACTTAGTGTAAGCGAGCTCTAAGATCACATCTTTGGAATAAAATCCAGTTAGAAAAGGAAATCCAATTAGAGATAAGCTGCCTATGAGCATCATGGCATAGGTAAAAGGGAACGAGGAGGCAAGCCCCCCATCTTCCGCATATCTTGCTCATCCGACATGGCATGAATCACCGAACCTGCACTCAGGAATAGTAATGCTTTGAAAAAGGCGTGATTCATTAAGTGAAAGACGCTAACCGAATAGTTAGAGATGCCGCAAGCAAAGATCATATAACCTAATTGACTGCAAGTTGAATAAGCTATGACCCTCTTTAGATCGTTCTGTAATATTCCAGTGGTTGCCGCAAGGAATGACGTCATAGCTCCTGCAAAAGTAATAACAATCAAAGCCGTAGGTGGGTATTCAAATAAAGGGGAGCACCTTGCTATCATGAAAACGCCAGCTGTTACCATAGTAGCTGCATGAATCAAAGCGGATACTGGAGTGGGACCCTCCATAGCATCGGGTGACCAAGTATGCGATCCTATCTGTGCAGATTTCCCAACAGCACCAATAAGAAGTAAAATACAAATAAGAGTTATGGCATTCAATCTCATATTGCAAGAAATCCAAGAATTTCTGGGGGCACTAGCACGAGCAAAAATGGTTGAAAAGTCTACTGTTTGAAAGAGAGTAAAACAACCCGAAATCCCAGGAGCTAATCCAAAATCACCTACTCGATTGACAAGCATAGCTTTTATAGCTGCTTTATCTGCCTGAAGTCGTGTAAACCAGAAATGAATTAACAAATATGAAGCAAGACCTACTCCCTCCCATCCCAGGAATAATTGAAGAGAGTTATCTCCAGTCACCAACATTGGCATAAAAAAAGTAGGAATGGATAAATAACACATAAATCGAGGGCTATGCGGATCCTCAGACATATATGAAATAGAATAAAGATGGACCAAGCTACTTATGAATGTAACCACAATTAACATCACTACGGTCGGGCTATCGAACACGGGGTCAGAAGTGAATTACGAGTCGGACCAATCGGCGAATCGAGCGAGCTCCCCTTGCATGCAATGATGTGGTGGTGAACCTCTCATTCTAATTCAGTGCTCTCCGAACCGTGCGGGAAGGTTTCCCATCACACGGCTCACCAACTTGATCTTCCGCGCGTATGTCCGAACAGGCCTGGAAAAAAAGGTAAGGTCTCGCTTTCCTTTGCCACTCAAGTGTACGGCATCTGCCGTGCTTAGGCCCCTTCTTCCCTTCCCTAATGAAAGAGTCCACCGCCTGCCTTAGTAGTCTCAAATAAGGCGTGCAGGCCTGCCCCTTTTTTTAGTAGGTGATTCACTACCGAAGCGAAGAAAAGGCTGGATCAAGAAAAGGGGGTACTACGAGCCCTCTGCCCCACGCATCTAACCAGCTCGCGTGGTTCACCGGTTCCACCGACTAGACCCTTAGACTGATTCAGTCGATACAGAGGTGCGCTTGAAGTGGGGGGTGTGCTGTCCCTCTTGGGCTGGGCCCTTCCCCATAAGGCCCCACCGTCGGGACATAAGGGCCCTCTTGCTACCCATATGCGAGGCGCCGTCTTAGCTTTCCCTGACCAGGATCGCTCCCACACCTGTAGCGTTCGTGATCGGCCTCCTCAACTGTGTATCGATCGAAAGGCAGGGCGGCACAGCCCCCAACCAAGGGAGTGGTTACGTCCAGTCTGTCCCCCCTTATTCCCGACATGCTATGGTGCCCGGGGGTGGGTAGGAGCGGGTCGAGTCCGTATCGCCGCGGAGCAACAGCCGCGTCCGGATCTGATCTATTTACTCGGCAATTCATCCGGTGACTTCACGGTCGCCAAAGAAGCCCCAAGAAGCATCAAACATTTCCGATGAGATCCATGGAGCAATTCTTAGATAGCAAGCACTAGCTCCCGGTGCGACTTCATAAAAAGCAATCAAAGATAAGATCGCAGAGAATGAAAGGCACGTAGTGGTCATTATAGCGGTTCCTTCTGATCCTAGAAAACGTCCGAAAAAACCTGCTACTCCACTACCGAGCAGAGGCAAAAATACGATAAGTAGATACATAATTTCGAGTGTGATCAGAAAACCAAAAATCAGACAATGACAGAGCGGCCTGAGTGATAGATTGATCGACGCCCGAATGCCCACTCTCCTTTCCTCCCATTTCCCATTTCTTTAATCTCCGGTGCGCGTGTTGTGTTTATGGCaaagaacaagaagaaaacaaaaggagcaTATTTTGAGGGGTGGACATTAGAGCCCTTCCTTCTTTTCCTAGAAAAGATGAAAAGAATATGGCTACAAAAGCGACGACGGGTTTTGAAAAAAGCACTTTGAAACCTGTTTGCACAAGACGACAAGAAATCCATTCTTTTATTCTTTGGATCCTCGTAATACGCCCTGAGGAATTTCTACCAGCAGACCCCCCTATACTGAAAGTGAATTGTCTAAGTTCTCTCCTTTGTCTCATTGTCTATCTCGTAATCATTCGATTCCGTCCAAATTAGctcctactcctactccttCTCCTCCTTGATCCTCCTTGGTCCTGTTGACATAACACTTATCGATGACTGCCCCTTTCTCTAATAGGTGGCTCAATCATCTACTTACGTTATTTCCAAATCTATTTTGTTAGCAGACAATCTTGGGAACTAAAATGCTTACTGCTTACTTGCTCTCATGTAGCGAAGATAGTTAGCACTACCTTATGAAGCTTACCAAAGAGCTAACCTTTAAGAGTAAGAACTcattattaaataaataaaacaaagaaaaaatgagTACTTTCATCAGCAAAGGAAAGGAGTCACTCTcgcaaaaaagaagaagagagatgGAATTCGAGCCAGCAAAGGCTGAGGTAGGGGTAGAGAACTCATTTTGGGGCCCATTCAACTAAATCTTGACCCAATCTCAACAGCGTAAGCAAGCCGCCAAGCGAAAAAAGTATGTATGCTTTCCAAGGGCATGCATTCTAGCGACGCTAAAGGCACATTTAACAAGCTTCCAAACAAAGGGATGGTCAGGCAGCTTTTTTCCGCAAGAGAAAGAGGCTCCTAGACGAAGTGCATATAGCATTAGTAGTCGATTAGTGAGCACTCGGTTAATCATTTTGTGGTAAAGTAAAGAGAGAAAGACTCCAATTCTTTCCGTTGGTCAACAACCAACCAGTGATTTCAATAGCAGTTTATTCGTTCCCTCAATCCTCTGATGTAAACCTGAGACTAGTGAAAGAAAATAAGTGACTTGTTCCCCTCTCTTTCTTCATTCAATATCTGTCTAGCCTGCTAACGACGCCCTTTCTTATCTACGCTATTTACCCTTCATTACTTCCCCAGCTTTGACTTAAGTTCCTTGATCTTGTCTCCTAGTGGTACCATCTCTGCTTACTTTTTCTCCTTTCCATCTACTAAGTTTGCGGAAAAGAGAGAGCAGACGGTTCTCGGCATCATGATGCAAGAATGACATCTGAGATCGCTCATTCCATTGCTTTACAGTCATGATATGATAGGAATGATTCTATTTACTAGAAAGAGACAACACCCTATTTTTAGCATCGAAGAGGGAATTTTGTGTAGACTGCTTTTTTGAAAGTGAAATAGAGACTTTCACTAAAGAGTGAGATTGAGGAGTGAAAGAACCCGGTATTCACATAAGAAAGTGGCAGTAGTCCTTTCCTATATAAGAGAAAGGCTGCTCTTACCTGGGGACGTCTGCCTAAGAACCGGCTTTTGAGAGGTCTTTCTTTGTCTCTTTTCTGGACGGCTTACCGCTCCGTAGGCTTCTTATGAGCTATCCCTAGTCTAGTTTGTTTTGCTTCAGGGACTCTCGAAAACGAATTGGGACTGAGACTTTTTTCGAACATCAATAGCGCTCTCGTGGGCTGGCTTGGTTGGTCTTCTCTCGTTCGGTACCATACTATCGCTGGGACAGACGTTGAAGGATACACAAGGACGGGCTTTGAAGCGAGAGGCTTGATTGATTATAAATGTTAAGCAATGAATAtgataaaactcaatttttaTCGAGCCCACTTCTTTCAATTCCCTACTTTTGCTTACTTGAGATGAGAGCTTGAATGAACTATAACTAGAACTGGGAAAGGATGAATCTAAGAAGATTTCATCGAACCTTACAAATGGAATAAGCTACTAGAACTTTGTCtgtcaaaggaaaagaaaatggaatcATACCTTAGTTCAGGATCCCCCTATTCGTATGTAGGAGGAGCTACTGCCTTCCTTCCAATTGGTTCTAAGAGCAAAGGAAAGGATAAAGGTGAACTTTCATTGGTGCTTGCcctgtataaaagaagaaatttcttatataaagaaaaatagagTTTCTTAAGCGGGGTAGAGTAATTGGTCAACTCATCAGGCTTTCAGACCTCAACTCAACTAGTGCTTTGGTTCAGAATTCAGAATCTGAACATAGCCTTTCATTACTTAATTCATTTCGAGAAAGCCTTGATATTGGGACGATTCCAGACAAATAGAAAGTAGATCTGGTACTTTTCCGAGATCAGGAAATCGGTACTTTCAGAACTCAAGTAAGCAAGCGAGTTTACGAGGTTTTACGAGCTTACAGGTATGAAGTGACTGGTTCGATAGGAACAGGAAGACCTTATGACTAAGGAAAGAAGTGACTTACTTAATTGAGTATTGAGTTGCCTCACCACTGAACTAACTACCTCGAGAGCTAAGAATAAACTTAGCAATTTGAGAATCGAACGGCTCTTCCACTGACTCGTCCACTGCTGCTAACCAAGCTAATCCTACTGCCAAGCTACAGGTAATCCCACTGGATTTCATTGCCCTTGCCAGGATCAAAGTCAGAGTTGAGCGATGGCATACCTTGACTCACTCGCTTCCATTGCGCTAACTTCCTAAGCTAGATAGCCTGACTGCTTTTCCTTCTAGGCGGATAGTAGAAATTCCGAatccaagagaaagaaaaagatggaTTCACTTCTTCTTACCTatagaaaaaggaaatagaTTCATCTGTTTTATTCGTACCGTAAATAAATTAGATAGTTCCTATAGTACAAGGTACAAGGGAGAAAGATTCAGATCTGCTAAAGTCTGAGTCCGACGAGTTGGCTTCGAGGTTGAGGCGGAAGGGCGGTCTGGTGAAGAATAAGAAAACTCACAAGCGGAAATAAAGGCCGATGAGTGGAAAAAGAGTGACTCCAGCTGCAGAGAAAATCATAACCTGTCACAACAAGGGAAAGCAAAACGGATTCTAATCTATTTATTCATATGTTGATTTATGTTCATTCGCTCTGATCGCAGCTATTCAAATGGCTGCCATCTTCCTACAGTACATGACCAGGTCGCTATTCGGACAAGTCGTACCATCATCCTTTTCCAACTCTGGGACCTTGAACTTGTGGGGAATCAGGAAGAAAACAGAGTGAGCATACATAAGCCCATAAAGATCGGTCCGGCTCTGAGCTGTTCAAGTCAATAAAGACTTGCCTTTCCTCCCAATAGTTTCGCTATAGCGACTACGTACCTCAAGTGACACCTCTAAGTACAATTTTGACTTGACTCTTTCTTTTGGCCAACTACTTAGTGGCCAGGGATCTCCACTATAAAATCTCCATGGATCCACCAAATAAGACCTGTGGAGTAGAGTTGTACTCACAACACTTTGCCGCTAGACAGTTTGGCTTGGTCCAAGGTTTCCCATGCCCAGTCATGTATACAAGCAATGCTAACTTCATCTCGAGGCAAACAGAAGGAAGATATCGAGATAGTTGAAAAGAGAAACAAAGAGATTGATCATAACAACCCGAAGCAGAGTTTTTCCTATGTAGAAGAGTCCTAGGGAAGAGGAGTAGCCCAGACATAATGATCGGAAAGCAAAAATGTCGCctatcttttttccttctcttttgattCTATCGGAGTATGATTACATACCTCGCCTCTCGTATTATGTCTCCTGACGACCGTGTCTTCTATCGGTCATTTCCTAAGAATCTGCTGTCTCCTCTCCTTTCTTATACTTATAGGTTGCCGTAAATGAGTTCTGCCGCGGCTTTTGTGGAATCACCCGCTGAACAAGATGCCGTGGTACTTGATTTCGCTTCTGGATGGGACTGATTGATGTTTCCTTATCCGCTCTTTCGGGATCGATTTATGTAGCTGATAAAAACAACTTATTTAGCTGAACCAGTATCAGATACCATTTTCTGTTGCTAAATCAGCAGAGGATAAAACTTCTGCCACTGAATGAAGAATCTTATGCCGAAGGATCTACTACTTCACGTAATTATTTCACTCACTGCGTGGTGGAACGAAATCTCTTTCCCGGTCGGGTGCTATCTACTAATCGGACGATTGACAAGTCTGATGTCGCTGAAGATAAAGATAGAAGTAGGCTTTCACCTAATCGGATGTTTTCCCCTGCTGGACCTATTGGTCCCAGATAAGCCCCAGAGCAAGATCGGACCGAGAACAGCTTTTGTCGTAGATAGCGAAAAGGCCTCTTAAAAAGAGTCTGGAGTAGTGAAAATCTACTTTAAAGTATTCGCTTTGAGTTCGTTCTTTTTCATGTCTTGGAAAGACAAGCTTGAATTGGCTCGTCAACCTACTCTAATATAAGACTGAATGGATTTTCCTAGATGGACTCAGAACTAAGGCATTGCTTGAATGTAAATAACCTATAGTGATAGTAccaaaagcttcattttactACGTCATTTTTATCACCAAAAGAAGTCCGAAATCATTTTAACAATTTTGAAACTGATCCTCTTATCCGACCTCGGAAATAAGTAAATGCCTGCCATGACCAATCCATATACCCAAGATCGCTTTTGCTTCCAAGCTTGCTCGGATGGAAGTACGAAATCTTGACGAAAAGTGCTGAATCCACTCCGAATCGCAAACCTATCATACAGGAATTTCACATCTATCGAAGCAGCATCATCAGGCCCTGGTACTGCGGACTTACGTAGACCGGTAAAAGTACAAAAATCAGCCTTCTTGGAGGTGCTTGGGAATATCACAAGTCTTTCTCTTATTAGCAAATTAAGCAAACCGGCTACCTCTTCAACTGTTATGGTGATTTCGTAATCCCCAATTCTGAAAGCCGAACATTTAGGATCCCACAGATGCACTAAGGCTTCCACTAGGTAACCGTCAGATTCTACATTCTTGAAATCCCCTATAGGCCCCAGAAAATGTGCTACTTTCTTGATTTCAGCTGGCGAAAGAGCCCCGGCCATTTCTTGACTTGCTCTGGAACCTCTAGCAGTTCTTTGATGCGTCGGGGTCTATCCATCTGGAGAACAGCATCCTCCTGGTCAATTACCTTACCTACAGACCTCACCCTTCCTCTTTTCGCTCCTCTCCTTTCAGTCGAGCTGCTTCGCTCCTTTGCCCTTAGTATGCTTTGAATGAGAATTGAACTCTTCGAAGGTGAGCGAGGAAAGGATTGTGCATTATTCTCATCGGCGAACTGCAGCCTTCCAAACTACAGCAATCACGAAAGGCCCGTTGGATGGGATTTATACAGCAGTTCCATTTAATATAAATAAGGTGCTCAAAACGAGATAGCAGATATGTTATCCCGTCCTCCAGTTGCTACAGCTGGTCTTGTCTCGCCAATCTAGTATTGCCGTATAATAGAACTGTCTTGCTGGATGGAATCTCTTTGCTTTTAAGGATCTCTTTCCCCAAAAACTTTCTTTCACTACGCCCCTTAACTTTTGAACTACTTGAATTGAACAAGGAAGGCAGGGGGGGGGTTGCAAGCGAGGCTGCAGTCCTTCTATGTTGTTCAAATCTAATGAAGTTTCTCTGGACGAAAAAGATCCATTTTGAGACTCGACACCGTAACGCACATTTATGATTCCAGCCGAGAAGACTAGTCCCGGAAAGAAAAACAATGAGAGCACTACCAAAAACTCTATCTATTAATCAGTATAGCTCGAACCTTAACCCACAACCCCTTACACAAGATGCTTTAATAGAACTAGAAGTTTCTAATTCTATTTCAGATCTTGGGTATGAAACAAGTAATGCAGCAAGCCGAGCTCTTTCCAATAGTTCCTCTTCTGATGCATCCACTGGGGTCCAAAATGAGCTGCCTTCTTCTTCTCCACAAGATCTGAATGAAACATTCTATAATATCTCTAATTTCTTTCAAGGGAAATTAGACGAAATAGGAGTAGACTTGCCATCCAACTGGTCTCTCCAAGAATTTATCCAGATGGTGATTGGGGAAGAAGAGGTGCTAGACTCCTCTTATCTATCAGATGTCTACTCTAACCTTGTGGAGTGTGGATTTTATAGCAGCTATTGGGAAGAAGCTTTCgaattaatcaaattaattcATGGGTggtagattttgagaaattcgtTCTTTTCTTATCTTATGAAGTTTgtttggtgatttttttttccggTATGCTGCTCCGCGAGCAAGGAGCGAGAGAACCAAGTGGGCTGTGGTGATGTCAGAATTTGCACCTATTTCTATCTATTTAGTGATGAGTCCGCTAGTTTCTTTGATCCCACTCGGTGTTCCTTTTCCATTTGCTTCCAATAGTTCGACCTATCCAGAAAAATTGTCGGCCTACGAATGTGGTTTCGATCCTTCCGGTGATGCCAGAAGTCGTTTTGATATACGATTTTATcttgtttcaattttatttattattcctGATCCGGAAGTaacctttttctttccttgggCAGTACCTCCCAACAAGATTGATCCGTTTGGATCTTGGTCCATGATGGcctttttattgattttgacgATTGGATCTCTCTATGAATGGAAAAGGGGTGCTTTGGATCGGGAGTAACCACTAGTGATAGGGCAAGAATCGGGGGAAGGACAAAGGAAAGAGCAATGCCTACATTAAATCAATTGATTCGTCATGGTAGAGAAGAAAAACAGCGCACGGACCGTACTCGAGCTTTGGATCAATGTCCCCAGAAGGAAGGAGTATGCCCACGTGTTTCAACGAGAACACCGAAAAAACCTAATTCAGCTCTACGTAAGATAGCCAAAGTACGGTTAAGCAATCGACATGATATATTTGCTCACATTCCAGGCGAAGGTCATAATTTGCAGGAACATTCTACGGTCTTAATAAGAGGGGGTAGAGTGAAAGATTCGCCAGGTGTGAAATCCCATTGTATTCGAGGAGTCAAGGATTTGCTGGGAATTCCGGATCGAAGAAGAGGCAGATCCAAATATGGTGCAGAAAAACCCAAATCGATATGAATGGAAGATGCCTCTTCAACTTCTTTTTCTTGGTCAGGAGAGGATCGATGTAATTGAGCTCGATTGAAAGGAGAGGGAACAACCACAACGTTAGGCCCCAAAACTCTCTTTTTGAAGCAGATAGTTCACAGTGCTTATTCTATAGATACTGATAAAGACAACTCATGTTTGTTGATGAACTTTTGTCAGCCGTAGAGCCTTTTTTAAACGCGGCGCAAGAAACGCTACCGCAAGTTCCAGAAAGTACATCCCTCAATGTGGAAGGATTCAACCACTTACCAGCAATGGAAGTGGAGAATCGGGTCATTGTACCGACCAATACGCATCTACGTGATATTGTCAGGACCGGGACAATGTCATTCTCTGGTGGAGGGGTAGGGGTTGGCGGTGAAGGTTCCTCTGGCTCTGGggcaaatcaagaaataacgcAAGACCAGATCTGGAACGAACTGGAGCTTCCGCTGCTCGATGAGAACACCCGGCGAGCAGAGCTCGCTGATCGATTGGGGACGAATTGGCGGGGGATGTCTTATAACGAGCGAAAACTCGACTCCTTCGTCCGGAGTCAACTGGCAATCGAAAGGCACATAGAGGCCGCACTTGTGGCGGACGGGTATTCCCCGCAAGTTGTCCTTGAAAAAAGACATCAGATCCGGAGCTTTATTTTCTACCCGGATGGACGTGCCTTTAGTGAGGACACTTACGCGGGTTATCTGACCCAAATTGCCAATTTCGGTACACGGCAAAGCGTTCCATATCGCCGGATTCTAGGAGCCGTCCGGAACTTGAATCTCTTTTTAGATTAGAGATGAGACTTTACCACCGTGGAGCGGCTTTTTGCAAAAAGATGAGGGGGAAACTCAGTAAGATGTCGGGGAAGCGAAATCTACGAGATGACAAACGTAGATTGCTCACGGCTAAATATGAATTGAGACGAAAGCTTTATAGAGCCTTTTGTAAATTAATATTTACCTAGTGATATCCGGGACAAACATCGTTAGTTGTTGTCCAAGTTGCCAAGAATTTGCACGAGTAAGAAACCGATGTATTTCCACGGGTCGCCCTCGTTCCGTATATGAGTTCTTTCGAATTTCTCGTATCGTTTTTCGTGGATTAGCATCTCTCCTTCCTCTCCCGCTTGTAGTCGTGGAATTGAATTCCGGTCTCACGTCTTCAAACCTTTGATGGGCATAAAGAAATCGTCTTGGTAGCAACCACCAAACCAATAGAACAGGGGTTAGCTCCGCAGCTGGTCTACAAGGAAGGTAAGTAGGTCCATTACCGGCCGGCTCCAGACCGAAAAGACCTAACGGAGTAATCCCTTATCTCGGATCGGAGATGCTAACGGGGCGGGAATCGAAGTGGGGGACCTCTCTACCGCCTGTGTCTATCTCCTGTCAAGTATGCTCCCCAGACATAGACTAGGTACAGGGTAGTACTCTTGGAAAGATAGAGTATCGCCGCGTGAACATAACATTAAGTTACGAATCTAACTCCCGAGGGATTGACCACTATACTAAATATAGTAAGGCGGAGAATTTTTGTTCATTGGAGCGCCGGGGTGTTCCCATCATTGAAGTCAAAGTGTGGGACTGATCCTTTCCGaatgagaaagaaaaaagtGTAAGGTTTTATTATATTAGGGAGTCTTCTTTCATAGCTTTGGATCAGCCTTTCTCTTATTATACAAtatgaaaggaaaaggaagaggTTGAGTAAGGGCGATCCGAGGACAGACCAGAGAAAGCAGTATACGGACGAAGAAAGGCAAGCAAAGGCGTAGGTAGCCAAATGGTCTAGTCCCTGCCAGAGAACAACTGCAGCTGAGACGAGAGCTGACAAGTGGAGGACGATGCTATAAAGATCTCCTTACCTTATTCCTCACCGACAATGCTCTCTTGTGGTGTGGTGGCGTCAGCGAAGTGGAGAAATTGAACAAGGTACGTTCACCTTGGGATGAAAGAAAGATATTAAGATGCATTTCTACCCCCCATAAGCTAAAAAAAATTACGTTGCCCGAGCCTGCCCGCCTCTTTACTTTATGAAGGGGCCGGACCGGCTTTCGCACAAGGAAAGCCTTGCTTCTTTGCTCGTAATGAAAGTAACTCCCATGATTGATAGAAGAGACCAGAAAGGGATGAGAATATAGTCGTGGACTGGGGTCCGGATCTAAGAGTTCTCCTTCCTTGTGGCTAGCTTCCTTCAGCTGCAATAACTATCTCATCTCTACCTCTGTTTCCCATCCATTGAATTGGGAGTTTCTTCCTTGATAAAATCCATTCCCATATCTCCCGAACTCGAGGAGCGAGAAAAGGTCTTGGCAGGTGAAGGTGTGGGATCAGACGCACACAGTTTGAGGCTCGGAGGCCGAGGAGGCAAACCAGAAGCCGAGGCAGACCCTCTCATGTACGACGGAGTGGCTGGATTGGCAACCCCATTGATACGCACCGGCGAAGAACAGGGCAGGGCTTTTGCATTCTATCAGTTTCAAATCTAAATAGATATTGATCTGGGTCTATGACCATTACCCAAGATTACTATTCAATGCAAGAAAGAGGCGCAATAGCATCTTTGAATTCACATTCACCCTTTCCGCTAGTTGGGTTCAATAccgatgaaaaaaaaagaataggcTGATCTAGAGGGGGAACAGCGGAGTTTTCGCCTGCCCCTCTCGGATTTGACCCTCTAGGTCTTCTCTACTTAGCTCCACTGAGCATTGTCTCTGCTTGAGACGACCACTCTAGGTCTGAGACAAGTTGGCCATCATCCCACCATGTCTCTTGAAATGGGCAAGCTCTCCATGCACTTAACTCAACTCTGTTCCCTTTGGGACTCACTCTGTTTGCCACCCTCGGCAACAAGGTCCTTCCAAGACCATAATGAAGAGCACTGACTTGAAGTTCTTACTCTGCTCTTCTGGCTCACACCCAGTCCAGCGTTGTCTGTCTCCCTCCTCAAGTGCCGTTTCTAGCCCACTCTTGGACAAACTCGGTTGGAAGTGCGCCCCTCAGGACGTGACCCTCGGATCAACTATATTCTTATAGCACCCATTGTTCAAATGCCCTCTGGTAACTCTAAATAACTAAACTCTAAACAAACTGCCCTCTTGGCGACTCAAGTGTCGGTAGCCATCGGAACTACCCCAGGATCCTCTCGGTCTACTCTGGACTATAACTGCGACACTCTTGCCAACATGCTCACTCTTGAGCGTTCCTCTGAACCCAATCTCGTCTCGCGTGGCTGTCACTGACCCTTACTGTACAAGGCCTCTCTAGGCTTGCCTCTGTCTAGTAATGTGCCTCCACTCTCGGGG
This sequence is a window from Coffea eugenioides isolate CCC68of chromosome 7, Ceug_1.0, whole genome shotgun sequence. Protein-coding genes within it:
- the LOC113777734 gene encoding uncharacterized protein LOC113777734, which translates into the protein MSEFAPISIYLVMSPLVSLIPLGVPFPFASNSSTYPEKLSAYECGFDPSGDARSRFDIRFYLVSILFIIPDPEVTFFFPWAVPPNKIDPFGSWSMMAFLLILTIGSLYEWKRGALDRE
- the LOC113777733 gene encoding uncharacterized protein LOC113777733 produces the protein MPTLNQLIRHGREEKQRTDRTRALDQCPQKEGVCPRVSTRTPKKPNSALRKIAKVRLSNRHDIFAHIPGEGHNLQEHSTVLIRGGRVKDSPGVKSHCIRGVKDLLGIPDRRRGRSKYGAEKPKSI